TCCCAGTAGAATACTGGACTATTCCAACATATACAGAATTATTATTTACATTATAATAAAAAAAGGAATTATTTCTTAACGATATAATTCCTTTTTATATATAAAATAAAATTAGGTTATTCCCTTATTTTGGTAAACTTAATTTCTTATTTATTACTATTAATCTTATTATTAATACTACAAAAAATATTATTATTGTTGTTTTAATCTCACTAATTTTTAAATCTACTATCATATATTTATATAAAAATCCTGCTATTACACATAATATTGAATAAATATCTTCTTTAAGTATAAATGGTGTTTCATTTGCTAATAAATCTCTTATTATATCTCCACCTACAGCTGTTATCGTAGACATTATAATTATACCTATAGTATTTTAATTATTTTGTACTGCAATATTTGCTCCTATAGATACAAAAATTGCAAGACCTACTACATCAAAAACTATTACAAACATAATAACAGTTTTTACAACATTTTCATCAAATTTTGGTT
This window of the Streptobacillus felis genome carries:
- a CDS encoding TRIC cation channel family protein gives rise to the protein MGIIIMSTITAVGGDIIRDLLANETPFILKEDIYSILCVIAGFLYKYMIVDLKISEIKTTIIIFFVVLIIRLIVINKKLSLPK